A single window of Mycolicibacterium madagascariense DNA harbors:
- a CDS encoding (2Z,6E)-farnesyl diphosphate synthase, translated as MEIIPPRLKEPAYRVYEARLRHQLARSKSQLPRHIAVLCDGNRRWARDEGHADVSYGYRMGAAKIAEMLRWCQEAGVEMATVYLLSTENLQRDPAELTPLIGIITDVVEEICAPVNHWSVRTVGDLELLGQEFARRLRDAVDGTAETASGAFHVNVAVGYGGRQEIADAVRALLSKEVANGATAERLVESVTVDAISENLYTSGQPDPDLVIRTSGEQRLSGFLLWQSAYSEMWFTEAHWPAFRHVDFLRALRDYTLRERRYGH; from the coding sequence GTGGAGATCATTCCCCCGCGACTCAAGGAACCGGCCTACCGGGTCTATGAGGCGCGGCTGCGCCATCAGCTGGCGCGGTCGAAATCCCAACTGCCCAGGCACATCGCGGTGTTGTGCGACGGCAACCGCCGCTGGGCGCGTGACGAGGGCCACGCCGACGTCAGTTACGGGTACCGCATGGGTGCGGCGAAGATCGCCGAGATGCTGCGGTGGTGTCAGGAAGCCGGCGTCGAGATGGCGACGGTGTACCTGCTCTCGACGGAGAACCTGCAGCGCGACCCGGCCGAGCTGACGCCGCTCATCGGCATCATCACCGACGTCGTCGAGGAGATCTGCGCGCCGGTCAACCACTGGAGCGTCCGCACGGTCGGCGATCTCGAGCTGCTCGGTCAGGAGTTCGCCAGGCGCCTGCGCGACGCCGTCGACGGGACGGCGGAGACGGCGTCGGGCGCGTTCCACGTCAACGTCGCCGTCGGCTACGGCGGCAGGCAGGAGATCGCCGACGCCGTGCGCGCGCTGCTCAGCAAGGAGGTCGCCAACGGCGCGACCGCCGAGCGGCTCGTCGAGTCGGTGACGGTCGACGCGATCTCCGAGAACCTCTACACCTCGGGTCAGCCCGATCCCGACCTCGTCATCAGAACCTCTGGCGAGCAACGACTTTCGGGTTTCCTGCTGTGGCAGAGCGCGTATTCGGAGATGTGGTTCACCGAGGCGCACTGGCCGGCGTTCCGCCACGTCGACTTCCTGCGGGCGCTACGCGACTACACGTTGCGCGAACGGCGCTACGGGCACTAG
- the trhA gene encoding PAQR family membrane homeostasis protein TrhA: MPTSLDTAGPDPQRDTRRDEQDLPESLADGVAHILGKPRARGWIHLYSAVVATFAGAALVSVSWALEGTRAGLATLLYTFTIVAMFAVSATYHRVTWVSPTKRRWMKRLDHSMIFVFIAGSYTPFALLALPSGQGMVLFWIVWGGAVAGVLLKMCWPSAPAWVGVPLYLLLGWVAAFFIVPIMHGAGVAALVLLVVGGALYSIGGVLYGLKWPNPWPTTFGHHEFFHACTAVAAICHYVAMWFAVFHG; encoded by the coding sequence ATGCCCACTTCCCTCGACACGGCGGGCCCGGATCCGCAGCGCGACACCCGTCGCGACGAGCAGGATCTTCCGGAGTCGCTCGCCGACGGCGTCGCCCACATCCTGGGCAAGCCGCGGGCCCGCGGCTGGATCCACCTCTACTCAGCGGTCGTCGCGACGTTCGCCGGCGCCGCGTTGGTGTCGGTGTCGTGGGCGCTGGAGGGCACCAGGGCCGGGCTGGCGACGTTGCTCTACACCTTCACGATCGTGGCGATGTTCGCCGTCAGCGCGACCTACCACCGGGTGACGTGGGTGTCGCCCACCAAGCGCAGGTGGATGAAGCGCCTCGACCACTCGATGATCTTCGTGTTCATCGCCGGCAGCTACACCCCGTTCGCGCTACTGGCCCTACCGTCGGGCCAAGGCATGGTGCTGTTCTGGATCGTCTGGGGCGGAGCCGTCGCGGGGGTGCTGCTCAAGATGTGCTGGCCGTCGGCGCCCGCCTGGGTCGGCGTGCCGCTCTACTTGCTGCTCGGCTGGGTCGCCGCGTTCTTCATCGTGCCGATCATGCACGGCGCGGGCGTCGCCGCGTTGGTGTTGCTGGTCGTCGGCGGCGCGCTGTACAGCATCGGCGGGGTGCTCTACGGGCTGAAGTGGCCCAACCCCTGGCCGACGACGTTCGGACACCACGAGTTCTTCCACGCCTGCACCGCGGTGGCCGCGATCTGCCACTACGTCGCCATGTGGTTCGCGGTGTTCCACGGCTGA
- a CDS encoding nuclear transport factor 2 family protein, with product MSSQEANAATVATYLDLVAKGQADDIAELYADDATVEDPVGGEVHIGRHAIHGFYQGLAGTDGTAEIITLRALGHEVAFFWALTIGGAMRIEIISVMTFDDAAKITSMKAYWSPENITQL from the coding sequence ATGTCGAGCCAGGAAGCCAACGCCGCCACCGTCGCCACGTACCTCGATCTGGTCGCGAAGGGGCAGGCCGACGACATCGCCGAGCTGTACGCCGACGACGCCACGGTCGAGGATCCGGTCGGCGGCGAGGTCCACATCGGGCGGCACGCCATCCACGGCTTCTATCAGGGCCTCGCCGGCACCGACGGCACGGCGGAGATCATCACGCTGCGCGCACTCGGACACGAGGTGGCGTTCTTCTGGGCGCTGACGATCGGCGGGGCGATGCGCATCGAGATCATCAGCGTCATGACGTTCGACGACGCGGCCAAGATCACCTCGATGAAGGCCTACTGGAGCCCGGAGAACATCACCCAGCTCTAG